GTCGCCCAGGTGCTCGACCAGATCGACCCGCGCGGCGATGGCATCGGGGTGGCCGGCATCGACCAGCGCGATGTGTTCGGGGCGGATGCCGAGTGTGACGCTGGTGGTGACCGGCAGCGCCCGTGCATCGCGCCGGGTGGCGATGGCGCTGAGTGCCAGCCGCACGGTGGCGCCGCCGGCGTCGTTGCCGACCAGCGTAGCCGGCAACAGGTTCATTCGCGGCGAGCCGAGAAAGCCCGCGACGAACAGGTTGCGCGGTTCCTCGTACAGCGCCAGCGGCGTGCCCAGCTGCTCGATGCGGCCGGCGTTGAACACGGCGATGCGATCACCCAGCGTCATCGCTTCGACCTGGTCGTGGGTGACATAGATCATCGTGGTGCCGAGCTCCTGGTGCAGCTTGGCGAGCTCCACCCGCATCTGCAGCCGCAGCGAGGCATCGAGGTTGGACAGCGGCTCGTCGAACAGGAATACCTTGGGCTCGCGCACGATGGCGCGGCCGATCGCCACGCGCTGGCGCTGGCCGCCCGACAGTGCCTTGGGCTTGCGATCGAGCAGGTGGGTGATCTGCAGGATCTCGGCGGCGCGGCCGACGCGGCTGGCGATCTCGTCCTTGGGCGCCTTGGCCAGCTTGAGCGCAAAGCCCATGTTCTGCGCCACCGTCATGTGCGGGTAGAGCGCATAGCTTTGGAACACCATGGCGATGCCGCGCTTGCTGGCGTGCATGTCGTTGGCGGACAGGTTGCCGATGGTGAGCTCGCCGCCACTGATGTCCTCCAGTCCGGCGATCATGCGCAATAGCGTGGATTTGCCGCAGCCGGAAGGGCCGACGAACACCATGAATTCGCCGTCGTCGATGTCGAGATCGAGGCCGGGGATGATGTAGTGGTCGCGGGTGTAGGCTTTCTGGATGTTGCGTAGGTGGACGGCGGCCATGGTGGCGTTCCTCTGCGATATTTGAATGCGGTGTTATGCGCCTGCGGCGCGGGTGTTCAGATGCCGGTTCCGCCCGGCGGACGGGTTCATTTCTTTTGCTTCGCCAAAAGAAACGAACCAAAGAAAAGGCGACCCGCGCCTGCGGCCCTCCGGGCTGCCCTCAGTCGGTCGCGAGCCCGAGGTCTCGCTTCGCTCCCTAGGCGCTGCGAAACGGGAGGAGAAACCCAGTTGTGTGCCGCCGTTTGCACCCCGATCTGGGTTTACGGAGCACACAACGAAGGGTTTAGCCCCGGCTCGTTTGTAGCCAAGTGGCCTACTCATTTCACAGCCCCATCCAGCCCGCGCATGAAGTAGCGCTGGGCGAGCAGGAACAGGATCAGCACCGGCAGGATGGTGAGCACGGTGCCGGCGGCGATGACGCGGGTCTTGGCGGCGAAGGTGCCGGAGAGGTACAGCACACCGACGGCGAGGGGGTACTGGTCGGGGCTTTGCAGTACCACGGCGGGCCAGATGTAGGCGTTCCAGGTGGCGACCAGCGTGAAGATCGCGAGTGCAGCGAGCGCGGGGCCGGCCAGTGGCAGGGCCACGCGCCAGAACAGCTGCCATTCGCTGGCGCCGTCGATGCGCGCGGCGTCGAAGATCTCGGCCGGAATCTCGTCGAAGGCTTGCTTCAAGAGGAAAATGCCGAAGGCGTTGGCGAGTAGCGGCAGCACCACGCCGGTGTGGCTGTTGGTGAGCTTGAGCATCGTCAGCGTGATGAAGTTGACGATGATGTTGAGCTCGGAGGGCAAAATCAGCGTGGCGAGCACAGCGAGGAACACCAGGCGCTGGCCGCGAAACCGCAGCACCGACAGCGCATAGCCGGCGAGACTCGCCAGCACCAGCGTGCCGGCAACGGTGGCGCCGCTGATCAGCACCGAATTCCAGAAAAAGCGGTCGAGCGGAATGCTCTGGCGTGCTTCCTCGATGTGCCTGAGCGTCGGTGCTTCGGGCCACAGTTGCGGCGGGAAGGCGTAGATGTTGCCGGCGTCGCCGAGGGCGGTGGAGAGCGTCCAGAGAAAGGGGAAGGTGGTGAACAGCGCCACCAGCAGCAGCAGGCTGTAACGCGGCGCCCACGACAGCAGCAGTGTGCGGACGAGATGCATGTCAGCGGCCCTCGGTGCGGAAGAAACGGAAGTTGATCCACGCCAGCACGAAGCCGATCAGCGACACCACGGCGCTGGCGGCCAGTGCGCGCGAGAAATCGAAGGCGCGGAACCCCTGGTCGTAGGCGTAGAAGGCCAGGGTGTAGGTGCTGCCGATGGGGCCGCCGCCGGTCATCACCACCACTTCCTCGAAGGCCTTCATCGCCGCCAGCGTGGAGAGCAGCGTGCACAGCAGCAGCGTGGGCCGCAGCATCGGCACGGTGATGCGCCAGAAGCGCTGCCAGCGGTTGGCGCCATCGAGCATGGCTGCTTCCTCCACCTCCTGCGGCAGCGCCTGCAGCCCGGCGATGTAGAGCACCATGTAGTAGCCGAGGCCGCGCCAGAAGGTGACGAACATGACGGAAAAGAGCGCGATGCGCTCGTCGCTGAGCCAGCCGATCGGCGCATCGATCAGCCGCAACCAGGCCAGCAGCTGGTTGAGCATGCCGTCCTCGTTGTACATCCAGCCCCACATGATCCCGACCACCGACACCGAGGTGACCACGGGCACGAAGAAGGCGGTGCGAAACAGCTTCATCGCCGGCAGTTGCGCGTTCACCAGCACCGCCAGCGCCAGCGCGGCCAGCTGGATCACCGGCACCACCAGCAGGTAGAGCAAGGTGTTGACGACGCTGGCGATGAAGGTCGGGTCGTCCCACAGCGCCTGGAAGTTGGCGAGCCCGACCCAGCGCGAGGCGGTCAGATCGAAAATGTTCACCTCGGTGAACGCGAGCATCGCCCCCAGGCCCACCGGCCAGAAGGCGAACAGCAGCAGCACCAAGAGGGCGGGGGCGAGGAACAGCCAGGCACGCGCGTCGTCGCGCCAGCTATGGTGTCGGCTTGGATTGAGTTTGAACGTGGGCTTGGACATGGCGGTCTCGTGGCCGCCACCGGGCATCTGAAAGAAATCCGGCGGCGGCGTGGTCTTGCTTTTCGGACGTACTGCTTGGCGTTACTTCTTCAGCTGCGCATTCCAGAACGCCACGGCAGCGTCGAGCGCGGCCTTGGCATCCTTGCGCCCGGTGACGGCGGCTTCGGTTTCCTCACGCAGGCGCTTGGTGAGGGGGGCCGGATCGTCGATGCCGAGGATGGCCAGCGTGCGCACGTTGGTGAGGTTCTTCGCGCCGATGGCCCGTGCCTGCTCCAGCGGGCCGGCATCGGCCGGCAATTGCTGAAAGTAAGGGTCGAGCGCGGCCTTGCGCGTGGAGGGGTAGGTGCCGCCGGTATCCTTGGAGAACGCCAGCTGGTTGGCATCGTTGGTGAGGAAGCGCGCGAACTTGCCGACCTCGGGCAGCAGCTTGGCATCGACGCCGCGAGGCACCACGAAGTCCATCAGCCAGCCACCCTTGACCACGCCGGTGGCACCGGGCGGCACCGGGAGCATCACGGTCTGGGCATAGATGTCCTTCGCGTCATCGCGCACCCGGGCGATGGCAGGTGGCGTGGTTTCCAGCATCGCCAGACGGCCGCCGTTGTAGGCGGCGATCGACACCTGGAAGTTGTCCTCGGCAAACAGGTTGTCCTTGAGCAGCGCGCCGGCCTTGTAGGCATCGGCAAACTCGCGCAACAGCGCCACATGGCGCGGCGAGTTGAACACCGCCTTGCCGTTTTCCAGTACCGGCAGGCCCTCGCCGAGGAAGATGCTCTCCACGCGCCCGAGCCGTGGCGCGAGGCCTGCAACACCGGCCTTCTGCCGGATGGTCTTGGCCACCTTGAGCTGGGCCGAGAGGTTGGCGATGGGCTGTTTCGGATCGAGCCCGGCCTTCTTGAACAGTGCGCCATTCACCGCCATCACGTCGGCCGAGTTGTACCAGGGGAAGGCGTAGGTCTTGCCGCCCCAGGTCACGTCGGCCAGTGCGCCAGGCATGTAGACGCCACGGTCGGTGCCGAGCAGCGCATCGATCGGTACGATGGCGCCGGTCTGCGCGTAGTCGTAGGCCCATTGCACATTGAGGTTGGCAAGGGCGGGCGGCTGGCCCGCGGCGACTGCGGCGGTGAACTTGGCGCGGATCACGTCCCACGGCAGGTCGGTCCAGACGATGTCGACGTTGGGGTTCTGCGCCTCGTAGGTCTTTTCGATGTTCTGGAAATAGGCTTCGAAGCGCGGCTTCATGCTCATGGTCCAGAACTCGATGCGGGTCTTGTCGGCCTGGGCGGCGCCGCTGGCGACAAGCGCGCCGATCACGAGCGCGATGGTGCTGTGTTTCATGCTTCCTCTCTCCTGTTGAGCGCGGGGTCGGTGCGCGTTTTTCAATCTACGGATCGCCCGGCATCGAACGGAACCGCCACCGGCGCATGCGGGCCATGCACGCAGCGCATGGCGGTGCGGTGCACCGTTCCCGCAAAAAGAAAGCCCCGCACGCGGCGGGGCCAAGGGGGATGGAAGACGTGCAGATGAAGCACCCAGAAGGATGCCGATGCATTAGCGCATGCCACTCACGGCTTTCACAGCGCCAGCGGCGCATTGCCGCAATGCACGCCATGCATGACGGCGGCCTGTAGTTCGGCCGGGCTGCCTACGCCGTCGCCACCGTCCTGCCGGTGATGGGCGGCAAGGTCGGCTTTGCCGGAATTGTGCTGTTGGCCGCGCGGGTGTGGTGAGCGTGCGGCCGAAAGCCGCGTGTTTCATGGCGCCTCGCGCGCGGTGCATGTGCTGCATGCGTGGCGCGCATGCAGCCCGTGCTGCCCGAACGGCATAAAGGGTTTAATGTATTGCCTAGGGCATGACTACATAAAAAAGCCGCACCGCGGCACCCGGAGGATGACCATGCTTGCTGCGAATCTCCAGCTCGATCTCAACCTGCTGCTCAGCCTGCAGGCGCTGCTCACGCAGGGCAGCGTGACGCGTGCCGCCGAAACGCTGGGCGTGACCCAGTCGGCGATGAGCCGTTCGCTCGGCCGGCTGCGCGAGGCCTTCGACGATCCGCTGTTCGTGCGGGCCGCCAACAAGCTGGCGCCGACGCCACGCGCCGAGGCGCTGCGCGAGCCGCTGAATGTGATCCTGCGTCAGATCGACCAACTGGTGGTGGCGCAGGATTTCAACCCGGCCACGGCGCGCGGCCGCTTCCGCGTCGCCTGTGCCGGCAGCGCTGAGCACGCGCTGCTGCCCGCCGTGCTCGGTACTGTGCTGTACGAAGCGCCGCAGCTGGAACTCGACGTGGTGCCATGGGAAGCGCACATCCTGGAGGCGATGTCCGATGACGGGCCGGATCTGGCGCTGGGCCTGGCGTTCGATGCGCCGGCCGATGTCTACCAACGCGTGGTCTGTCGCGACCGGATGATGTGCGCGCTGCGCGCCGATCACCCGGCCCTGGAGGGCGGCGAGCTGACGTTGGCACGCTATTGCGCCGCGCCGCAACTGCAGCTGCGGCTGGGCCAGGAGCTCTCCCGCATGGTCGATGATCGCCTGGTCGCGCTGGGGCAGACGCGCCGCGTCGGGCTGCAGCTGTCGCAATGCACGGCGGCGTTCGACCTGCTGCTCGACAGCGATCTGATCCTGACTGCGCCGGAACTGGTGCTGCGCAGCGCCACCGAGGGCCGACCGCGACTGCGGCTGGTGCCATTGCCGTTCGATGTGCCGCAATTGACGCTGTCGCTGTACTGGCATGCACGGCGTCACCACGATCCGGCGCACGTTTGGCTGCGCAACGCGCTGTGTGGCGGGCTCAAGGCCGAGTTCGACGCGCGGCGCGACACCTGGGCGGCGGTCGACTTGTCGCGCCTGGCTGCCGTGCAGCCGATGCGTCCGTTGCGGGGCGACGACCACGTGCCGTGCGCCGAGCCGCCGCGCTTCCCCCGCATCGGCAGCTTCTACCCGGCGTACCGCTGACATGAGCAATCCCCAAGTCATCCAGCGCCTGAGCGAGGCGGCCGCCACGCTGCTGCTGGCCGGTGTCTGCGCCACCACCGCGCTGATCGCCGGCAGCGAAGGCGCGAGGGCCAGCCTCGTGTGGCTGCCGGCCATCGTGGCGGTGATGCTCGCGCTATTGGGCTGTTCGCTGGCGGGCTCCGGGCTGCGTCGATGGCGGCGCGCCTGGCGCGAGCGCGTGCGGCATTGCCAGCGTTGCGGTGCCCATACCGAGTTCTGCCCGACCAACTGTTACATCCGCTACTACCGCTGCCCGCGCTGCGACGTGGGC
This region of Chitinolyticbacter meiyuanensis genomic DNA includes:
- a CDS encoding ABC transporter ATP-binding protein, which translates into the protein MAAVHLRNIQKAYTRDHYIIPGLDLDIDDGEFMVFVGPSGCGKSTLLRMIAGLEDISGGELTIGNLSANDMHASKRGIAMVFQSYALYPHMTVAQNMGFALKLAKAPKDEIASRVGRAAEILQITHLLDRKPKALSGGQRQRVAIGRAIVREPKVFLFDEPLSNLDASLRLQMRVELAKLHQELGTTMIYVTHDQVEAMTLGDRIAVFNAGRIEQLGTPLALYEEPRNLFVAGFLGSPRMNLLPATLVGNDAGGATVRLALSAIATRRDARALPVTTSVTLGIRPEHIALVDAGHPDAIAARVDLVEHLGDTLLGYVEIAGVDGFVTVKLPAHAQLGATVHLAFPAARCHVFDADGHALTRVA
- a CDS encoding carbohydrate ABC transporter permease; its protein translation is MHLVRTLLLSWAPRYSLLLLVALFTTFPFLWTLSTALGDAGNIYAFPPQLWPEAPTLRHIEEARQSIPLDRFFWNSVLISGATVAGTLVLASLAGYALSVLRFRGQRLVFLAVLATLILPSELNIIVNFITLTMLKLTNSHTGVVLPLLANAFGIFLLKQAFDEIPAEIFDAARIDGASEWQLFWRVALPLAGPALAALAIFTLVATWNAYIWPAVVLQSPDQYPLAVGVLYLSGTFAAKTRVIAAGTVLTILPVLILFLLAQRYFMRGLDGAVK
- a CDS encoding carbohydrate ABC transporter permease, which codes for MSKPTFKLNPSRHHSWRDDARAWLFLAPALLVLLLFAFWPVGLGAMLAFTEVNIFDLTASRWVGLANFQALWDDPTFIASVVNTLLYLLVVPVIQLAALALAVLVNAQLPAMKLFRTAFFVPVVTSVSVVGIMWGWMYNEDGMLNQLLAWLRLIDAPIGWLSDERIALFSVMFVTFWRGLGYYMVLYIAGLQALPQEVEEAAMLDGANRWQRFWRITVPMLRPTLLLCTLLSTLAAMKAFEEVVVMTGGGPIGSTYTLAFYAYDQGFRAFDFSRALAASAVVSLIGFVLAWINFRFFRTEGR
- a CDS encoding ABC transporter substrate-binding protein, with amino-acid sequence MKHSTIALVIGALVASGAAQADKTRIEFWTMSMKPRFEAYFQNIEKTYEAQNPNVDIVWTDLPWDVIRAKFTAAVAAGQPPALANLNVQWAYDYAQTGAIVPIDALLGTDRGVYMPGALADVTWGGKTYAFPWYNSADVMAVNGALFKKAGLDPKQPIANLSAQLKVAKTIRQKAGVAGLAPRLGRVESIFLGEGLPVLENGKAVFNSPRHVALLREFADAYKAGALLKDNLFAEDNFQVSIAAYNGGRLAMLETTPPAIARVRDDAKDIYAQTVMLPVPPGATGVVKGGWLMDFVVPRGVDAKLLPEVGKFARFLTNDANQLAFSKDTGGTYPSTRKAALDPYFQQLPADAGPLEQARAIGAKNLTNVRTLAILGIDDPAPLTKRLREETEAAVTGRKDAKAALDAAVAFWNAQLKK
- a CDS encoding LysR family transcriptional regulator yields the protein MLAANLQLDLNLLLSLQALLTQGSVTRAAETLGVTQSAMSRSLGRLREAFDDPLFVRAANKLAPTPRAEALREPLNVILRQIDQLVVAQDFNPATARGRFRVACAGSAEHALLPAVLGTVLYEAPQLELDVVPWEAHILEAMSDDGPDLALGLAFDAPADVYQRVVCRDRMMCALRADHPALEGGELTLARYCAAPQLQLRLGQELSRMVDDRLVALGQTRRVGLQLSQCTAAFDLLLDSDLILTAPELVLRSATEGRPRLRLVPLPFDVPQLTLSLYWHARRHHDPAHVWLRNALCGGLKAEFDARRDTWAAVDLSRLAAVQPMRPLRGDDHVPCAEPPRFPRIGSFYPAYR